A single genomic interval of Halomonas sp. GT harbors:
- a CDS encoding CDP-alcohol phosphatidyltransferase family protein, protein MLDRFTMPLTHRPLASMARHLNNKQITPDEVTLVAFLVGMSALPLLAFEYYVLALIAILLNRLGDGLDGALARLSGQQSDAGGFIDIGLDFVFYAAVVLGFALANPAQNALPAAVLLFAFIGTGTSFLAFAIAAKARNVERPNFPQKAFYYLEGLTEGTETVIALVLFCLFPQYFPWLAGLFAAGCLITTATRLWGGYWTLR, encoded by the coding sequence GTGCTCGACCGTTTTACTATGCCGTTGACCCATCGACCGCTTGCCAGTATGGCTCGGCATCTCAACAATAAGCAGATTACCCCTGACGAAGTTACCTTAGTCGCTTTTCTAGTAGGTATGAGCGCGCTACCGCTATTAGCCTTTGAATATTATGTTTTGGCACTGATAGCGATTTTATTGAACCGCCTTGGTGATGGGCTAGATGGTGCACTTGCCAGGCTAAGCGGCCAGCAAAGCGATGCGGGTGGGTTCATTGATATTGGGTTAGATTTTGTCTTTTATGCTGCGGTAGTACTGGGATTCGCGCTGGCTAACCCTGCGCAAAATGCGCTGCCAGCAGCGGTATTGCTATTCGCATTTATCGGCACAGGGACATCATTTTTAGCCTTTGCTATTGCGGCGAAAGCACGCAATGTTGAACGGCCAAACTTTCCACAAAAAGCATTTTACTATTTAGAGGGGTTAACCGAAGGCACAGAAACCGTTATCGCGTTAGTACTCTTCTGCTTGTTTCCTCAGTATTTTCCATGGTTAGCGGGTCTCTTTGCAGCCGGTTGTCTAATCACGACTGCCACGCGGCTATGGGGAGGCTATTGGACCCTTCGTTAG
- a CDS encoding DASS family sodium-coupled anion symporter, which yields MTLWESLWHSHDQVKNLLMCALPTSGAGRSPSTTSGEQQHSGSRPPKPPAYTKAQKVGLVLGPLLFAFVLLFFHPAELSLEGRMVLATTLWVAVWWITEAIPIPVTSLLPIVLLPITGALESSAVTAAYGNPIIFLFLGGFMIALAMEKWDLHKRIALTIISVLGTSINSIVFGFMAATGFLSMWVSNTASVMMMLPIGTAIVYQVTQELSKSDGDHSEDIDKFSKALIFGVGYGGTIGGLGTLIGTPPNIILAAIVNELFGVEITFASWMMFAFPVVVVLLFIGWLMLTRFIYPIKFSNLPGGKALIAKEKAALGKITFEEKAVLVVFLLAAFFWITRSFLWQGQILTIPGINDTMIAIVAAIALFLIPSPNKGGCLLGWDIAKDVPWGILLLFGGGLAIAAGFGSSGLAAWIGGQMSVLEGVNFLLVILLAAGMVLFLTEITSNTATATMILPVLASLALALDIHPFVLMVPAAMAANCAFMLPVGTPPNAIIFATGKIKIIEMVRNGFWLNIFALLLIVAAVYFLLPLMWGIDLTTYPDAFRD from the coding sequence ATGACACTCTGGGAGTCGCTTTGGCACTCCCATGACCAAGTCAAAAACCTACTTATGTGTGCGTTGCCAACCTCCGGTGCTGGACGCTCACCCTCTACTACGTCAGGTGAGCAACAACACTCGGGTAGCAGGCCGCCAAAGCCACCTGCCTATACGAAAGCTCAAAAAGTTGGGCTAGTGCTAGGGCCGCTACTGTTTGCCTTTGTTCTGCTGTTTTTTCACCCTGCGGAACTAAGCCTAGAAGGCCGCATGGTGCTTGCTACCACGCTGTGGGTAGCCGTGTGGTGGATTACCGAAGCGATACCTATTCCTGTTACGTCACTACTGCCCATTGTATTGCTGCCGATTACTGGGGCGCTTGAGAGTAGTGCGGTGACAGCAGCATATGGCAACCCTATTATCTTCCTTTTCCTCGGCGGTTTTATGATTGCCCTAGCGATGGAAAAGTGGGATCTGCATAAGCGCATTGCTCTCACTATTATTTCGGTATTGGGCACCAGTATTAACAGTATTGTGTTCGGCTTTATGGCGGCCACTGGCTTTTTGTCGATGTGGGTATCCAATACGGCGTCGGTTATGATGATGCTGCCTATTGGCACTGCGATTGTGTATCAGGTGACACAAGAGCTGAGTAAGAGCGATGGTGATCATAGCGAAGACATCGATAAATTCAGTAAAGCGCTGATTTTTGGCGTTGGTTACGGCGGTACTATTGGTGGTTTGGGTACCCTGATTGGTACGCCTCCCAATATCATTCTGGCAGCGATTGTGAATGAACTGTTTGGTGTTGAAATTACCTTTGCCAGTTGGATGATGTTTGCTTTTCCGGTCGTTGTGGTACTGCTGTTTATTGGTTGGCTAATGCTGACACGCTTTATTTACCCGATTAAATTTAGCAACCTTCCGGGTGGTAAGGCGCTCATTGCAAAGGAAAAGGCTGCGCTGGGAAAGATCACCTTTGAAGAGAAAGCCGTGCTGGTTGTTTTCCTGTTAGCGGCGTTTTTCTGGATTACCCGTTCTTTCCTGTGGCAAGGCCAAATACTCACCATCCCAGGGATTAACGACACAATGATTGCCATTGTGGCGGCGATTGCGCTGTTCTTAATTCCTTCACCAAATAAAGGCGGCTGCCTGCTGGGGTGGGATATTGCGAAAGACGTACCCTGGGGCATTCTGCTGCTATTTGGCGGTGGCTTGGCGATTGCTGCTGGTTTTGGTTCCTCTGGTTTAGCTGCCTGGATTGGTGGTCAGATGAGCGTGTTGGAAGGCGTTAACTTCTTGCTGGTGATCTTGCTTGCCGCTGGAATGGTGTTGTTCTTGACCGAAATTACCTCCAATACAGCAACGGCCACGATGATTCTTCCGGTGCTTGCCTCACTGGCGTTGGCGTTGGATATCCATCCTTTCGTACTAATGGTACCTGCGGCCATGGCAGCGAATTGCGCCTTTATGCTGCCGGTGGGCACGCCCCCCAACGCGATTATTTTTGCGACCGGAAAAATCAAAATTATCGAAATGGTACGTAACGGCTTCTGGCTAAATATTTTCGCACTGCTGCTTATCGTTGCGGCAGTTTATTTCTTATTGCCCCTCATGTGGGGAATCGATCTAACCACCTATCCGGACGCGTTCCGCGACTAA